The Candidatus Methylomirabilota bacterium genome has a segment encoding these proteins:
- a CDS encoding P-loop NTPase: MGPVKFRTYHEVTGSDASAIGPQVGRQQQRIEERLARVRRLVGVMSGKGGVGKTYVTAGLALALGERGLRVGVLDADLAAPTAARVLGGSGPVAVDEEGVHPATGRGGVRVFSTDLL, encoded by the coding sequence GTGGGACCTGTGAAGTTCCGCACCTACCACGAGGTCACCGGCTCCGACGCCTCCGCAATCGGCCCGCAGGTTGGTCGGCAACAGCAGCGGATCGAGGAGCGGCTCGCTCGCGTGAGGCGGTTGGTGGGGGTCATGAGCGGGAAGGGCGGCGTGGGGAAGACCTACGTCACCGCAGGCCTCGCGCTCGCCCTCGGGGAACGAGGACTTCGCGTCGGCGTGCTCGATGCGGACCTGGCCGCGCCGACGGCGGCCCGGGTTCTGGGCGGCTCGGGTCCGGTCGCGGTCGATGAGGAGGGGGTGCACCCGGCGACCGGCCGGGGCGGGGTCCGCGTGTTCTCGACCGACCTGCT